The following DNA comes from Enterocloster bolteae.
CGGATCCTCGACATTCTCCCGGATCGGACCCAGAGCCATCTGGCTGATTATTGGCGGAACATTCCCAGGAAAGAACGCCTGAAGGTAAAGTTCTTCGTCTGCGATATGTGGCGCCCCTACACCGAACTTGCACAGACCTTCTTTCCAAACGCTACAATCATCGTGGATAAATATCATTTCATCCGGCAGATGACATGGGCGATTGAAAATGTACGCAAACGGCTGCAGCGCTCCATGCCGGTTTCTCTGCGTAAGTATTATAAACGCAGCCGGAAACTCATTCTGACCCGCTATAAAAAGCTGAAAGATGAGAACAAACAGGCCTGTGATTTAATGCTTCACTATAGCGAGGATCTGCGTCTGGCACACCGCATGAAAGAGTGGTTTTATGATATCTGCCAGATGGAAGCGTATCGTCAGCAGCAGAGGGAATTTGATGACTGGATTGCGAATGCACAGAGCTGTGGGATCAAGGAATTTGAGGCCTGTGCTAAGACCTACAGGGCCTGGCGAAAAGAAATTCTGAATGCCTTTAAATACGGGTTGACAAATGGTCCCACAGAAGGATTTAACAACAAGATAAAGGTATTAAAACGGAGCAGCTACGGAATCCGGAATTTCAAACGGTTCCGAACCCGGATACTTCACTGTACATCATAGGATAAAAAGGTCGGTAATGCGGAGGCTTATTTGGCATGCCCAAAATCAGTAAAACCTGGAACTAAACATAAAAAGGGCCCTTTTCATAGAATTGGGGCGGGATTTTAACAAATCCCACCCCAACTATTGACAAAGAGCCTAAAAATCAAACATATTCCGAAGCTCTAATCATTGACTCAACCGAAATCCTTTGATTACTTATTAAAATAGGGGGTTCAGTCAAATCTTAAGCGCCTTCCTATAGATAACTTTTTAACAATTCAACCTTATCCAGTCTCTCCCAAGGCAGGTCCAAATCATTGCGGCCAAAGTGACCATAAGCAGCTGTCTGCTTATAAATCGGGCGGCGCAGGTCCAGCATCTTAATGATTCCGGCCGGACGGAGATCAAAATTGGAACGGATAATGTCCACCAGCTTCTCATTGCTCAATTTACCGGTTCCGTAGGTATCCACCATGATGGAGGTAGGGTGAGCAACACCAATGGCATAGGACAGCTGAATCTCGCACTTGTCAGCCAGACCGGCCGCCACGATGTTCTTAGCAACATAGCGGGCAGCATATGCAGCAGATCTGTCTACCTTGGTGCAGTCCTTTCCGGAGAATGCGCCGCCGCCGTGGCGCGCATAACCGCCGTAGGTATCAACGATTATTTTACGTCCTGTCAGACCGCTGTCTCCCTGAGGTCCGCCGATAACAAAACGTCCTGTAGGGTTGATGAAAAACTTTGTGTTCCCATCAATCATATGCTGAGGAAGTATCTCGTCAAAGATGTATTTTTTCACATCCGCATGAATCTGTTCCTGGGTCACGCTCTCATCATGCTGTGTGGACAATACCACAGCATCCAGGCGGACCGGCTTGTCATTTTCATCATACTCCACAGTTACCTGGCTCTTGCCGTCCGGACGCAGGTACTTAAGCGTACCGTTCTTGCGGACTTCCGTAAGACGCTTAGCCAGCTTGTGGGCCAGGGAAATGGGATACGGCATAAATTCTTCTGTCTCATTGGTGGCAAAACCGAACATCATGCCCTGATCCCCTGCTCCGATAGCATCCAGTTCCTGGTCAGACATCTTGTTTTCCTTTGCCTCTAACGCCTTATTCACTCCCAGCGCAATATCCTGGGACTGCTCGTCAATGGCTGTGATAACACCGCAGGTATCGCAGTCAAAGCCGTATTTGGCACGGTCATAGCCAATCTCACGCACCGTCTCGCGCACCAGCTTCTGGATGTCCACATAAGCGTTGGTGGTTATCTCTCCCATAACCAGAACCAGTCCTGTTGTGGTGGCTGTCTCACATGCCACGCGGCTCATTGGATCCTGCTCCATCAGAGCATCCAGGATTGCGTCGGATATAGCATCGCACATTTTGTCCGGATGCCCTTCTGTTACGGACTCAGATGTAAAAAGTCTTCTCTCCATTTTAATCTCTCCTTCTTTCAGATAAATGATTAATAGCAGCTGTAACATCAACCATTTACAAAAAACAAAGTCCGCAGCAATTGCGGACTTGAAAATATCATTAAATCTTCAAATCCTCTTATTGCTCGACCAAGTATGCTCCATAGCATACTCCTCGCTCAGGCTGGCACCTTCCGGCCCTTTCGCATATCTTGCTGATATACTCAACCGGGGTTGCCGTGACTTCACAGGTCCTTTGTACCTCCATCACTCTGAATAAGGGATATTTACGAACTCTTTAATTGTAAAATGTGTTACCTTCCATATCTTATAGCAATTATATATATATGTCAATACTAAAATCCATCATTTCCTGTCTTACCTTATGGAAATCCTTCCCTGTCCCCCTGGATTTGCATACTCAGATGTCACGGAACCTCCCATTCTTCGGATATAGGAAGACAATATATCCACATCCACCATAACCTCATCCCGGATTACATTACATCCTTTAAACATGGTCATGCCGTCGCCTCCCTGTTTCAGCATATAATTATGGGACGCTACGGTATACGTCTTCTTAAGGTCAATGGGTTCTCCTCCCACTTTAATGTCCATTACCCTGTAAGCACCGGACACACCGGTGAAATTCCCCTTGTCATCCGTCTGAACGCCGGACTTAACAGATGTGTCGATGGTGTAGGTCAGACCGGAAACCTGAAGGAAACCGCCGCTCTCCTCAGGACAATTCCTGGACGCCATCTCCAGCGCATCCTTAATCTGCTGTCCCGTGGCCTCTATGACACATCCCATATTCCCATAAGGGAACACGGCCAGGGTGTCGTTATAGGTAATGTTTCCCGGCTTAATAACGCTTCGGATTCCGCCTCCATTGCTGAGCCCGATATCAGCACCCAGCTCCGCACGGTAAGCATCTGCCGTCAAATCTCCCAGATTCGTCTCAGCGTTTCTGATAATACGATTCCCCGTGGCAGGATCATTGACTGTCAGCTCATATGGCGTGGTACCCAGAACTGTCTTTAATGTCTCATTGTACTGGTTCTCGATAGACTGGATAAACTGATAGGTCCCATAGTCTGCGGCCTTTCCGTCAGGATTAATATAGCTTTTGCCGGGAATCACAATATTAAGACCCACAGGAATCACGTCCGCATTCTTTATCTTATCCAGATTGCTGTTGTAAATATCGATCCAGCGGTTATAGCTGCCCAATTCCCTCTTCGCAATCCTGCTTAAGGAATCATGTTCCTGTACCGTATACTCCCTGTCCAGGTCCGCAGCAGGCACCTCTGATACCAGCTCTGTGCGTATGGATCCATCGGCAGATATGGTCAGCTTTCCGATATGATTCAGCTTGGTCCCCGTCTGGGTCAGAACCACATTCTGTCCGTTTTTATTCTTTACGTTCTCCGACGGGACCGTCTCATGGGAATGACCGTCAATACACGCGTCAATTCCCGTGGTATTGGCAATCACACTGGCGGAGGACCATTTCTGGGTAATGCCGTTTTCCCCGAGGTGTCCCGCCAGAATCACATAATCAGCTCCCGCTGTCCTGGCTGCATCCACGCTGGCCTGCACCTGATCGTACAGCTTTTGGCCGCTCTCGTCCTCACAGAAGGAATAAATATAATTGCCCTGGCTGTCCTGGAAATATGCCGGTGTGGATTTTGTAAAGCTTTCAGGCGTGGTAACGCCTACAAAAGCCACCTGAGTAGCCCCATATGTAAACATCTTATAAGGCGCAAAAACAGGCGCGCCTGTGGCACTGTCTATAAAATTGCAGGAATAATACCCACAATTTAATTTCCCGGCCAGCGCCAGAAATCTGGACATGCCATAGTCAAACTCATGGTTTCCAGGAACTGCAAAATCATATCCCACATAGTTCATGATATCAATAAGATACCCGCCGTCTGAAAGCGTACCAATGGGCGCTCCCTGAATGGCGTCCCCTGTATCCACCAGGGTTACATACGGCGTCTGCTGCTGCATCTCCTTCTTATACAATGCCAGACCTGCATAGCCGATGTTGTCATCCACTCCGCAGTGGACATCATTGGTGTACAGCACCACGATATCCTTGTCCGCTGCCAGTGCCGTGACCGGACCGCCTGTGAGCGGCAGGCCAGCCACCGTTACAGTGGTCAGGACAATTGCAAGAAACAGGCTGCGCAGCCATTTGAAGCTCTTGTTTTTCATGATTTTCCTCCTTATTATGTTTTTCCAAAGGTTCCTGCCACCATCATATCATATTTAAGCGGATAAGTAAAAAACGCTGATAACGGTTCTGATAAAAAAATGGGGAAATCATCCTGCCTGTGGATTCTTTCCCCATTTTTTGCGTATCCTTAGTCCGCCGCCTGATTTCTGCCTCCGGCATTTCGGTTATTCACAGGCCAGCTCGCCCTCATTCGCCTCTTCCCTGCATATCTCCTGCCCGGACTGATAATCCGTCACAGCCAGCTCCATTACGGCCTGGGAATAGTTCACGGACATCCTGACATATTTTCCTTTTTCCCTGGCTGCCTCAGACGCAATGCCCGCAATCTGCTCCAGCACATCCCTGGTCAGATATCCTCCCCGCCAGTGGAATACATAATAGGGCTGTTTCTTCCTCAGCACAGCCTTAAAACGTCCCGCCACATCCTCCAACTTGGTCAGGGACAGCCTGTTTTCTTTATAATAAAACCTTCCCCCGTCTGTGCACGCAGGCACCTTATACACCAGGGGCTGATGATCCTTGAATATCATCTTGTCGTCCAGATTAAAATAATCAAACCGCTTTTGTCCATACCGTCCCAGGGAATTATCAAAGGTCGCATCCAGATGGTACCATGTGTTCTTCAATCTTACCAGATTCCATGCGTGGCGGTACCGGATTCCCCTGTCAGGAGCTGATTCACTTATGGCTATCAGACACTCCAGCCCCATCCTGTCGCACAGTATTTTCACGGTCTTGGCAATGCCTTCGCAGACGCCGATCCCCTGCTGGAGAGGCCCTATAATTTCATGGGAATACTGTTTTTTCAGCTTGTCATAGGTCACATTGGAGCAGATGAAGTCATGCACGTACTTTTCCTTTTCCTCCGGCGCCATTCCCTCTGCCTGCCGGACCAGCCGGCTTATCCTGGACTCCAGGGCTATTTTCATCTCTTTTATTTTCTTCTTCTCAAACATATATTCCGGAATCATCTGTACATACTCTGAATTCTGGGCAAACCTGTAGTGAAAGCCCTCCACATAAAATATGGCCGGATGGTCCAGGCGGAGCCGGAAAAAAATATCTGACAGCTCCTTACCATCCAAGCGCAGAACCGGAAATTCCGGCGACAGTGACTCAAATCCATCCAACATGGCCCTATAGGCGTTCTGCTGAGCTTTATTCATTTGCTGGTAATAAAATTCTTGTTTCATATTCGTTCCACATATCCTTCTTAAGTCTGTTTGTCCTGCCTCTGAAAGAAAAGGCAGGAACCATGCACCTTCCGGTACATCCTCCTGCCTTGTATTCTCTCCTGTTATCAACCAACCCTTAATTTAAACTTTTGTACTTCCCGGTCGGAATCTACTTTTTCAATCATAGCTCCCAATCCCTGAAGCTTTTCCTCAAAACACTCATATCCGCGCTGGATATAACCGATTTCATCCACCACCGTATACCCGTCGGCGGCCAATCCCGCAATCACAAGGGCTGCTCCCGCCCTCAGGTCCGGTGCATTGACCTGGGCTCCTGTCAGGCCTTTTACGCCGTCTATGACAGCCACATTGCCCTCTACCTTTATATTGCTGCCCATGCGGGCCAGCTCGTCCACATATTTGAATCTGTTCTCAAAAATACTCTCTGTCACCATACTGGTGCCGTTGGCCAGGACCAGGGCAACCGACATCTGAGGCTGCATGTCCGTAGGAAAGCCGGGATAGGGAAGGGTCTTTATATCCGTATGCCTCTGGGCAGGTTTTCCCACCACGCGTACAGCGTCATCAAATTCAATCACCTCACAGCCTATCTCCGTCAGCTTGGCCGAAATGGCTTCCAGATGCTTGGGAATCACGTTCTTAACCATGATATCGCCTCTGGTGGCAGCTGCAGCGCACATAAATGTGCCTGCCTCAATCTGATCCGGTATAATGGAATACTCAGTGCCGTGAAGACGGTTCACTCCCCTGATACGAATTGTATCCGTACCGGCTCCCTTTATATTGGCGCCCATGCTGTTTAAGAAGTTGGCAACATCAACAATATGGGGTTCCTTGGCAGCGTTCTCCAGAATGGTCTGTCCCTCTGCCAGGGCCGCGGCCATCATGATATTAATAGTAGCTCCCACTGATACCACATCCAGGTAAATGTGGCTTGCCACCAGGTCGATGGCATGGGCAATGACAGCCCCGCGCTCAATGGTCACCTCAGCCCCCAGTGCCCTGAATCCCTTGATATGCTGGTCAATGGGCCTGCTGCCGATATTACATCCCCCGGGAAGGGGAACCTGCGCGCTTTTATATTTGCCCAAAAGAGCTCCTATGAAATAGTAAGAAGCACGTATCCGGCGGATATACTCATCATCCACAGATACCTCGCTTATATTGCTTCCATTTATCTTTACAGTGTGTCGGTCAATCCGGTCAACCCTTGCACCGATTTCCTGAATCGCCTCTAACAGTACATTGATATCCCTTACATCCGGCAGATTATCAATCACCACATCATCGTCAGTCATGATAGAAGCAGCCAGTATTCCCAGTGCGGCATTCTTGGCTCCGCTTATGGTCACATCTCCCACCAGTGGATTCCCGCCTTTGATAATATATTGTTCCATTCCACACCTCTGATTTTTATTTAAACAAATCCAATATATAAGGAAAATACTCCTAAAGAAATCTTTAAAAATTTGTTCATAATTTATTTACATCTTCTTAGATTATACCATAAGAATCAGATTTGTAAAGTAAAACGAAAATGCACACCCTAAAGTACACTGTCTACTCCACTGCCAAAGCACACAGGAAATCATTCTGCAGGTTCTTGAAATACTCTGTGGCATCATTCAGCCCCATCTTCTGTGTCTCCTGGGTCTGAGGGTCATAGAGCGTCACATTGTACTGGTCGTAGCCGGATAAAAGCACGTACTGGCCTGATTCCACATAGGCAATCACAGGAATACCCTTGTCAATATAGTACAGTATCTGGCTCAGGCTGCATCCTCCTGCGTCAATGAGAATAAGTCCATCCTCATAGACGCGGCTTCCGTCAAATGAATCCAGATATTTTGTCACCTTCCTGGCCTCATCCACCGGGGATTTGATATTGCGTATGGGCTGTCTGTTGATTCTGTCCCACACAATATGCTGGCTGCTGTCCGTCACATACCCCATCTGCCCATAGGCCATCTCCACTGCCTGGCTGAAGGTTCTGGATGAACCTAAATAATGTCCGCCTCCGTATGCCCTGAATAT
Coding sequences within:
- a CDS encoding ISL3 family transposase — encoded protein: MYPNYTKAFLNLEGVFIKKVVQADSFIKIFIQSQPVEQTCPCCGAKTKRIHDYRLQEVQDIPLLGKQVILLLRKRRYLCPYCRKRFTEPYSFLPSYHRRTRRLAFYIVSLLRQTFSLKQIAELTGVSVQTVCRLLDTICYPPPDQLPQALSIDEFKGNASTGKYQCILVDPKKRRILDILPDRTQSHLADYWRNIPRKERLKVKFFVCDMWRPYTELAQTFFPNATIIVDKYHFIRQMTWAIENVRKRLQRSMPVSLRKYYKRSRKLILTRYKKLKDENKQACDLMLHYSEDLRLAHRMKEWFYDICQMEAYRQQQREFDDWIANAQSCGIKEFEACAKTYRAWRKEILNAFKYGLTNGPTEGFNNKIKVLKRSSYGIRNFKRFRTRILHCTS
- the metK gene encoding methionine adenosyltransferase, with protein sequence MERRLFTSESVTEGHPDKMCDAISDAILDALMEQDPMSRVACETATTTGLVLVMGEITTNAYVDIQKLVRETVREIGYDRAKYGFDCDTCGVITAIDEQSQDIALGVNKALEAKENKMSDQELDAIGAGDQGMMFGFATNETEEFMPYPISLAHKLAKRLTEVRKNGTLKYLRPDGKSQVTVEYDENDKPVRLDAVVLSTQHDESVTQEQIHADVKKYIFDEILPQHMIDGNTKFFINPTGRFVIGGPQGDSGLTGRKIIVDTYGGYARHGGGAFSGKDCTKVDRSAAYAARYVAKNIVAAGLADKCEIQLSYAIGVAHPTSIMVDTYGTGKLSNEKLVDIIRSNFDLRPAGIIKMLDLRRPIYKQTAAYGHFGRNDLDLPWERLDKVELLKSYL
- a CDS encoding 5'-nucleotidase C-terminal domain-containing protein, whose amino-acid sequence is MKNKSFKWLRSLFLAIVLTTVTVAGLPLTGGPVTALAADKDIVVLYTNDVHCGVDDNIGYAGLALYKKEMQQQTPYVTLVDTGDAIQGAPIGTLSDGGYLIDIMNYVGYDFAVPGNHEFDYGMSRFLALAGKLNCGYYSCNFIDSATGAPVFAPYKMFTYGATQVAFVGVTTPESFTKSTPAYFQDSQGNYIYSFCEDESGQKLYDQVQASVDAARTAGADYVILAGHLGENGITQKWSSASVIANTTGIDACIDGHSHETVPSENVKNKNGQNVVLTQTGTKLNHIGKLTISADGSIRTELVSEVPAADLDREYTVQEHDSLSRIAKRELGSYNRWIDIYNSNLDKIKNADVIPVGLNIVIPGKSYINPDGKAADYGTYQFIQSIENQYNETLKTVLGTTPYELTVNDPATGNRIIRNAETNLGDLTADAYRAELGADIGLSNGGGIRSVIKPGNITYNDTLAVFPYGNMGCVIEATGQQIKDALEMASRNCPEESGGFLQVSGLTYTIDTSVKSGVQTDDKGNFTGVSGAYRVMDIKVGGEPIDLKKTYTVASHNYMLKQGGDGMTMFKGCNVIRDEVMVDVDILSSYIRRMGGSVTSEYANPGGQGRISIR
- a CDS encoding transglutaminase domain-containing protein, encoding MKQEFYYQQMNKAQQNAYRAMLDGFESLSPEFPVLRLDGKELSDIFFRLRLDHPAIFYVEGFHYRFAQNSEYVQMIPEYMFEKKKIKEMKIALESRISRLVRQAEGMAPEEKEKYVHDFICSNVTYDKLKKQYSHEIIGPLQQGIGVCEGIAKTVKILCDRMGLECLIAISESAPDRGIRYRHAWNLVRLKNTWYHLDATFDNSLGRYGQKRFDYFNLDDKMIFKDHQPLVYKVPACTDGGRFYYKENRLSLTKLEDVAGRFKAVLRKKQPYYVFHWRGGYLTRDVLEQIAGIASEAAREKGKYVRMSVNYSQAVMELAVTDYQSGQEICREEANEGELACE
- a CDS encoding UDP-N-acetylglucosamine 1-carboxyvinyltransferase — protein: MEQYIIKGGNPLVGDVTISGAKNAALGILAASIMTDDDVVIDNLPDVRDINVLLEAIQEIGARVDRIDRHTVKINGSNISEVSVDDEYIRRIRASYYFIGALLGKYKSAQVPLPGGCNIGSRPIDQHIKGFRALGAEVTIERGAVIAHAIDLVASHIYLDVVSVGATINIMMAAALAEGQTILENAAKEPHIVDVANFLNSMGANIKGAGTDTIRIRGVNRLHGTEYSIIPDQIEAGTFMCAAAATRGDIMVKNVIPKHLEAISAKLTEIGCEVIEFDDAVRVVGKPAQRHTDIKTLPYPGFPTDMQPQMSVALVLANGTSMVTESIFENRFKYVDELARMGSNIKVEGNVAVIDGVKGLTGAQVNAPDLRAGAALVIAGLAADGYTVVDEIGYIQRGYECFEEKLQGLGAMIEKVDSDREVQKFKLRVG